The following proteins are encoded in a genomic region of Odocoileus virginianus isolate 20LAN1187 ecotype Illinois chromosome 14, Ovbor_1.2, whole genome shotgun sequence:
- the INSYN2B gene encoding protein INSYN2B isoform X2, translating to MAQQSMKVRPVLLKRNSLESVELVKQPHHRRSKSQQVRFKEDGTSKTPPGLAEVDVQTSEDPAVMGKTQASRHHHLPTYSLSFPRSQKAGGFRNIAIQTSPSLRKHFPVFKRKRLTASKSLVEMPTASQDAIQVNGNLSEQDIVSSDLAYLRLAQHLEDGPRRVKVSHPFLPRMSKVQSNGPVSICFEAGTWRGLEKVTAAIQVPDDIYHSPTWGGRESTLSPDGSAEISNSIPPLVDRRPGDGRRELPPDSERSPPCLNAPRRANHTPGTGKLQPELLLPKDNSDDKDLGPLSSRSKERCAPSHPWTHSSPPPGSHSQPAQPGGASDCSSSSNNYQDLQPLQTNSESESGPVFQEQTAKNPIKSDIPELQNCPGSGYLPSSLPKRETKQQRVTGGITPIHLAQGELCDLQGRLQSVEESLHSNQEKIKVLLNVIQDLEKARALTEGRNFYRTGQDLNNCSTCQNTACIIYRI from the exons ATGGCCCAGCAAAGTATGAAAGTGAGGCCTGTGCTTCTGAAACGTAACAGTCTAGAGTCTGTGGAGCTGGTGAAGCAACCTCACCACCGCAGGAGCAAATCTCAGCAGGTCCGATTCAAGGAAGATGGCACCAGTAAGACTCCACCTGGCCTAGCTGAGGTGGATGTCCAGACATCCGAGGACCCGGCTGTAATGGGCAAGACTCAGGCCTCCAGGCACCATCACCTCCCCACCTACTCACTCTCCTTTCCCAGGTCCCAGAAGGCAGGGGGCTTTCGGAACATCGCGATCCAAACGTCCCCCAGTCTCAGGAAGcatttcccagtttttaaaaggaagagactCACAGCCAGCAAGTCCCTGGTGGAAATGCCGACAGCATCCCAAGATGCCATCCAGGTGAACGGCAATCTCTCTGAGCAGGACATTGTGTCCTCTGACCTTGCCTACTTACGGCTGGCTCAGCATCTTGAGGATGGGCCTCGAAGGGTCAAGGTGTCCCACCCGTTTCTCCCTAGAATGTCCAAGGTGCAAAGCAATGGGCCTGTAAGCATATGCTTTGAAGCTGGGACATGGAGAGGCTTGGAGAAAGTAACAGCTGCCATTCAGGTCCCAGATGACATTTACCACAGTCCTacctggggaggaagggagtcTACTTTGAGCCCAGACGGGTCTGCTGAGATTAGCAACTCCATACCCCCTTTGGTTGACCGGCGTCCAGGTGACGGAAGAAGAGAGCTGCCACCAGATTCAGAAAGAAGCCCACCCTGCTTAAATGCCCCCAGGAGAGCCAATCACACGCCTGGCACAGGGAAACTGCAACCCGAACTGCTTTTGCCCAAAGATAACTCCGATGACAAAGACCTTGGCCCTCTGTCATCTAGGTCAAAGGAAAGGTGTGCTCCCTCACATCCATGGACTCACAGCTCCCCTCCTCCTGGCTCCCACAGCCAGCCAGCCCAACCGGGGGGGGCTTCAGACTGTTCTTCATCCAGTAACAATTACCAGGATCTGCAGCCACTCCAAACTAACAGTGAGTCAGAATCTGGCCCTGTGTTCCAGGAGCAGACGGCAAAGAACCCCATCAAGTCAGACATCCCAGAGCTTCAGAACTGTCCAGGAAGTGGTtacctcccctcctctctcccgaAAAGGGAGACCAAGCAGCAGAGAGTGACTGGGGGGATTACCCCAATTCACCTGGCGCAGGGAGAGCTCTGTGACCTCCAGGGCAGGCTGCAATCTGTGGAGGAGTCTCTGCACTCAAACCAAGAGAAAATCAAAGTCCTTTTGAATGTAATTCAAGACTTGGAGAAAGCGCGAGCTCTCACAGAAGG GCGCAACTTTTATCGAACTGGCCAAGATCTCAACAATTGCAGTACCTGCCAGAACACGGCGTGCATCATATACAG